In Arthrobacter sp. CJ23, the genomic window GCGTTGATGGTCAGGGCCTTTTCGCAGAGGACGTGCTTGCCGGCGCGGAGCGCTGCCGAGGCAATCTCGAAGTGCTGCCCGTGCGGGGTGGCCACGTAGACCACGTCCACCAGTTCGTCGTCCACCAACCGCTGGTAGCCGGGCACTCCGGCGTGGTCCCCGTAGGCCTTGCTGAAGCCCCGCGACGCTGCGAAGGCGTCGGCCGCTTCCTGGCGCCGCGAACTGACCGCGTAAAGCTCGGCGTCCTCAAGCTGGGCGAGATCCTGGGACACGGAGTTGGCGATGCCTCCCGTGGCCACGACGCCCCAGCGCAGGCGCTTGCCGGTGGCGGCGCGCGGGTCTTGGTTGATCTGGCTGAACAGCCACGGTTTGGCAATATGCAGGCTCATGCCTGACATCCTTCCATCAATGCCCGGGCAGTGCGTCAAGTCACACGCATTGTGAATCTTGTTATGGCCCGCGTCTAGGCTGGTCACATCATCCCTCGCAGAGAGGTTCTGTGGGGAGTTACCGAATGGAGCAGGGATGGGGATTTTTCGTCGCATCATTTTGCCTGTGGCATGGTTGCTGGTTTTCGCAGTGATCGCAGTTGCCCTGGTGAAAATCGCGTTTGTGGACGGCCTGAAGCCGACGGCCTCCGAGCCCGGCCCCATGGCCCAGGTGGACATCCCGGTGATTCCGGCCACCCGCGCCACAGTCACCAACACAGTGCAGATCAAGGCCACCGTGCAGAGCGATGCCGGAGTGGCCATACGCAGCACGGCGGCAGGCAAAGTGGTGCAGACTTTCGTCGAGCCAGGCGTGGCCGTCACCAAGGGCGACCGGCTCTTCCAGATCGCGGCACAGCGGCAGAGCCAGCCGGTGGCCCCTTCGAAGGACGGCGGCATCCCGGCCCCTGCAGCGCCGGTCTACGACTACTTTGACGTGCTGGCACCGGCCGGGGGAACGCTGCACTCGCTGACCGTGCTCGAAGAGCAGCAGCTGAGCGTCGGCGAGACCGTGGGCAAGGTGGACCCCGGGACCTTCACCGTCTCGGGACCGGTCAATGCCGCCCAGCAGTACCGGCTGCTGGGGAAGCCCGGCTCGGCGGAGATCTCCCTTGTAGGTGGCCCGGCACCGTTCCAGTGCACCGGCGTGACGCTCAAGAACAACGCCTCCGACGACGCCGGGACCTCTTCCGCGCCGGGCGGCACCGGTGGCGTGGGCATGTTGGTCCCGGGAGCCTTGGCAGGCCCCGGATCCGGGGGTGCAACGCAGGACAGTGGACCGGCTACCGGCACGCTGAGCTGCGCCATTCCCGCAGGCCGGGAGGTCTTTGCCGGCCTTGGCGCCACCATGACGGTCACTGCCGGCGAGGCGAAGGACGTGGTGACGGTTCCGCTGACCTCCGTAAAGGGCAGCATCAAGGAAGGCCTCGTCTGGCTGGCTGGCACCGGTGCCCAGGGTGCCGGTGCTCAGGGAGCGGCCCCCGAACAGCGCACCGTGGCCCTCGGCCTCAACGACGGCACCAAGGTGGAGGTTATTTCCGGGCTGGCCGAGGGCGAGCAGATCCTTGAATTCGTGCCGGGGGCCCCTGCGCAGATGCAGGGACCCGGCATGGCCGGGCCCGGCGGCGCCGTGTACGGCCCGGCAGGCGGCTGAGCGTGGAGACCCTCGTCAGCCTCAGGGGCGTCACCCGGAGCGTGGTCCTGCCGGACGATCAGGAGCTGCACATCTTGCGAGGTGTTGACTTCGAGGTCCGCAGCGGCGACCATACCGCCATCATCGGCCGTTCCGGCTGCGGCAAGTCCACCCTGTTGAACCTGCTGGGACTGCTGGACGTGCCCACCTCCGGCGAACTGGACTTCCAGGGCGTCCCCGTGCGGCAGCTGCGCGGCAACGCCAGGGCACGGTTGCGCGGTTCCACCGTGGGCTTCGTGTTCCAGCAGTTCAACCTGCTCCAGGGCCGGAGCGCCCTGGACAACGTCATCACCCCGCTCCTGTACGCGAAAGGCCGGGATTTCTGGCGCCGCCGCGACATCGCCATGGACATGTTGGACCGGGTGGGCCTGGCGGAGCGTGCCCAGACCATGCCGAACATGCTCTCCGGCGGGGAGCAGCAGCGGGTGGCGATCGCCCGGGCACTGGTCCGCAGGCCGCGGCTCATCCTGGCCGACGAACCGACCGGTGCCCTGGACGTGGAGACGGGCCAGGCCGTCATGTCGCTCCTGGACACTGTGGCCTCCGAAACGGCGGCGCTGGTGACCATCACCCACGATGCCAACGTGGCAGCCTTGGCCCGTGCCTGCTACCGGCTCGACGCCGGTGTCCTCTCCGAACTGAACACCGGCACCCACGCCGGGCTGAGCACCCACCAGGCGGCGGGGGTGGGCGCATGACCGGCTTCGTCTCCACGCTCGTCGAAGCCTGGCAGGAACTGCGGATCAACAAGGTCCGCATCCTGCTCGCGCTTCTGGGCGTGGCCCTGTCCGTGGCCGCGCTGACGTCCGTGGTGGGCCTGGGCAACCTGGCCCGCGAAGGCATGAAGGCCATGTCCGAACGCAACGGAGGCCGGACGGCAACCGTGGGGCTCAGCGTCAACGGACCCACGCCGCCGGACCCGGCGCAGCTGGAAAAGAGCTTCCAGGGAATTGTCAGCCGCTATGGCATCACCTACTCCACGCATGTGGGGCAGGCACAGGGCAGCTTCCAGTTCCCCCGGGGGGTGCAGCAGGTGCAGGTGACCGTGGTGGACCCCGGCTACGGGGTCCACCACCGCGTGGAGCTGCGGCGGGGCTCATGGTTCGCCGCGGATGATGAGCAGAGGCTGGCACCTGCCGTCGTCGTCTCGGAAGCCTTCTACAACGCCGCCGGACGCCCGGACCTTGCCCGCAACCCCACGGTGAAGATCACCGGCGAGCAGGAAACCACGGCGGTGGTCATCGGCGTCGTACCGGACTCCTATCCGGATATGCCGCCCAGTGCGTTCATGCTGGGGTCCGGGGCCGAGCTTGCCGGAATCGAACCCATGCACGGCGACTTCAAGGTGTGGGTACAGGACGGCCAGGCGGAGGCCCTGCTCGCGGCAATGAAGGCGGACCTGCAATCCGAATACCCGGACATGTACGCCAACGCCTACCGGATGGACTACGCCGCCAACGGCGATCCCTTCGCCGTCGCCCAGCTGGCCGTGGGCGGCGTCGCGGGACTGGTGTTGCTGCTTGGTGCCGTGGGGATGCTGAACATCTCCATGGTCACCGTGCGCTACCGGGTCCGGGAAATCGGTATCCGGCGCAGCTTCGGCGCCACCTCCGGACGCATCTTCGTGGGCGTCATGATGGAGTCCGTGGTGGCGACGGCCGTGGCCGGGCTAGCCGGCGTGATGCTGGCCGTTGCCGTGGTGAAGCATCCCTGGATTGAATCCAGGATTGCCCCCGCCCTCAGCGAGTACCCTGCCTTCCCCGTGGAGGCGGCGCTCTTCGGCCTGGGAGCCGCCGTCCTTGTGGGTGCACTCGCCGGCGCCATCCCGGCGCTGGTGGCGGTCCGCGTGAAAGTGATCGACGCGATCAGGTTCTGACATCAGGTTCTGACGGCCGTCTTGAGCAGGGCAGGCGTTTCCTCGCTCAGCCGGCCCTGGTGGAGGCGGAAACGCCGCTCGGTCTTCTGGGCGAGGCTGCGATCGTGCGTGACCACCAGGATGGTGGTGTTGTGGTCGCGGCTCAGGGAACTGAGCAGCTCGATGATGTGTTCGCCGGTCTGCTCGTCCAGGTTCCCCGTGGGTTCGTCGGCCAGGATGAGCTTGGGCTCGTTGGCCAGGGCCCGGGCGATGGCCACGCGCTGCTGCTCGCCGCCGGACAGGCGGTTCACGCGGCGGCCGTGCTTGTCCGGGTCCAGCTGGACCTGCTCCAGCAGGGCCCGGGCGCGCTGCAGCCGGGCCGCGCGGCGGACCCCGGCGAACTCCATCGGCAGCATGACGTTGTCCACGGCCGTGAGGTTGGGGATGAGGTTGAACTGCTGGAACACGAAGCCGATATCGCGCCGCCGGTACTCGGTGAGCTTGCCGTCCGGCATCCCGGCGAGGCTGACGCCGTCCACCACCACGTCCCCGCTGGTGGGCTTGTCCAGGGCGCCCAGGAGCGAGAGCAGGGTGCTCTTGCCGCTGCCGCTCTTGCCCACGATGGACGCCAGCGTGCCCTTCCCGAGCTCGAAACTGACTCCGTTGACCGGCTTGATGGTGCGGTCCCCGGACTTGAACTGGCGGACCAGGTCCTTGACTTCAATCATGGCTATTCTCCTCGGAGGACTTCGATGGGACGGATGCGGGCCGTCAGCAGCGCGGGGATGAGCGCGCCCACTACGGCCACCGCGAACACTGCGGCGATGCCGGCGGCGATGACGCCGGGGGAGGCGCTCGCCGTGACGGAGGTGAGCAGCTGGGTGGCCCCGCCGAAGGGGTTCCCGCCGGGGCCAGCGGCGCCGCCGCCCGGAAAGCCGCCGCCGGCGATACCGCCGGCAACGCGCTGGCCGGCGCCCGCCGTCGTCGTGGTGGTGGCGCTGGAACTGATCAGCGCGGACGCGATGCTGCCGCTGGCGAAGGACGCGACGGCGGCGCCCACCATGCTGCCCATGGCCACCAGGACCAGGGACTCGAGCACGAACTGCAGCCCGATGGTGCGGTTGCGGGCCCCGATCGCCTTGAGCACGCCGATTTCGCTGCGGCGCTCGCGGACCAGCATCACCATGATGAGCAGGATGATGAGCCCGGCCGTGGCCAGAGCCGCGATGAACGCGACGAGGGAGATGTTCTTGACGCTGTCGAGGGAGCTGACGGCGGTTTGCAGGTTGCGCTGGCCCTGCGTGACGTCGGCCTTGTCCGTGCCGAGGGCGGCCTGGACGGCGGTCTTGGCGGCGTCCACGTTTTCCATGCTGTTGACCGTGACGATCATGCTGGAGAGCTCGTCCGGGGCTTCGGCCAGGGCCTGGGCCTCGGGCAGGGTCAGGTAGACGGCGTTGTTGCCGAAGGCGGTGCCGGCGTCGAAGATGCCCGCCACGGTGTAGCTCTTGTCCTGGATGGTGAACGTGGAGCCGACGCTGAGCGAATTCTTCTCGGCGAGCGTGGTGCCGACGAGCGCCGTGGCTTGGGCGGCGCCGTAGTCGCCCAGGCCGGTGCCGCTGGTGATGTCCAGGGCCTTGCCGGTGCTGTCCACCTCGGCGCCGATGCCGGTGGCCGTGATGGGAAGCGTGAAGGTGCGCGCGGGCTGGGTGCCTCCTGTTGAGCCCGTGCCGCCGCTGGAGTTGTTGCGGTTGCCGAGGGTGCCGGCGTCGATGGCCGCCGTGAGGTTGGTGCTGACGGCGGTGGCCTGCCCGCCGGGACCGCCCGCGCCGCCCGGACCGGCAGCGGTGGTGCCGCCCGCGCCCGTGGTGGCGTCCGTCGTCGTGGTCTGCAGGCGGAGGGCCTTGGTGCCCACCACAGAGGAAACGTTGGGGACGGCCGCCGCCGTCGCAGCCTCGGCCGAGGTGAGCGGCTCGCCGCCACCTTCGAAGCCCTGGCCGCCCGCCGGGTTGACCGTGAGCGTGGTGCCCACCGAGGCGTTGAGCTCCTGGACCTTGGCACCCACGGCCTGGTTGGCCACGAGCATGGCCAATGCCAGGCCGATGGCGACGGCCAGCACGGCCACCACCGCCGCGGTTCTGATCTTGTTGCGGAAGGCATTGCCTACGCTTCGGGCGAGGACGCTCACATTTCTCCTTGGGACCTGGCCCGCCTGATGCAGGGCCTCTGCTCCCACAGTGCTGAGCGCTGCTGTGCGGGGACGGTGGTGTTCCTATGCGTGGGCTGTGAAGCGTGTGGCAGGACCGGGCAGCCGTCCGGCCAAAAGCACGCGGGCACAGCGAAGGCCCCGGTCCGCCGTTGCTGGCGGCCCGGGGCCTGGCTGTCGGGAGACTGCCCGGGGGCGACTACTTGGTGATCGGGCCGAGAACCGGATCGTCCGTGTAGGCCGTCTTGACGTTGGCCTGGGTCACGATCGCCGGCGGCAGCAGGAACGCCGGGACGCGCTTGAACTCGTTCTTGTAGTTGCGGTTGTCGTTGATTTCCAAGGCGACGCCAAGCTGCAGGTCCTTGATCATGGTGATGGTGTGTTCCACGATCTTGCGGGTGTCCTTGTTGATGGTGGAGTACTGCTCGCCCGCCATGATGGACTTCACGGATTCCACCTCGGAGTCCTGTCCGGTGACCACCGGAACCTGCTTGCCGGCGCTCTTGATGGAGGTGATGACGGCGCGGGCAAGGGTGTCGTTGGGGGACAGCACGCCGTCCAGCTCAGTGGAGGAGTAGCTGCCGGAGAGCAGGGAGTCCATCCGCTTCTGGGCGTTTTCCGCCTTCCAGTCCTGCGTGACCGCCTTCTGGAAGTCGGCCTGTCCGGAGACAACCTTCAGGGTGCCGTCGTCGATCTTCGGCTGCAGGACGCTCATGGCACCATCGAAGAACACCTTCGAGTTGGCGTCGTCCGGGGAACCAGCGAAGAGCTCCACGTTGTATGGCCCCGCCTTCTTGGCCTGCATGCCGGCCAGCAGCGCCTGGCCCTGCAGTTCACCGACCTTGAAGTTGTCGTAGGCCACGTAGTAGTCCACGGCCTTGGTGTTGGTCAGCATCCGGTCATAGGCAATGATGACTGCGCCGGCGTCCTTGGCCTGCTGCAGCTGCGTGCCCAGCTGGGCACCGTCAACGGCACCCACCACGATCACCTTGGCGCCGGAGGTGATCATCGTGGAGATCTGGTTCTGCTGGTCCGGAACACCATTGTTGGCGAACTGCACGTTGGCCTTGAAACCTGCCGAGGACAGGCCATCGTTGAACAGCTTCTCTGCCAGCGTCCAGTTCTCACTGGTCTTCTTGGGAAGCGCGACGCCGATCACGGAGTCCTGCGCGAAACCGGACAGTGCGGTGCCCGCCTTGGCGGCTTCGGCGTCGACGTCGGACCGGCCGCATCCTGTCAGGGAGAGCGTGGCGACAGCCGCGAGGACGGTCAGGGTCTTTGCGATTTTACGCATATGGGTGTCTCTTTCTTGGTCCAATAGCAGCCGGCTGCACCGGCCGCCGTCGCGGTCTATTTGGCTGACTCGGCTGGTTCTGCGGGGTGGATGATGTCGGAGATCTTTTCGATCTCTTTTTCCGTGGTGGGCGGCTGGTTGGAGCGCAGGCCGTTCATGAGCATCCCGATGATGGAGCGGCGGCCCTGGCTCTTGTTGTACACATCGATGGCCACGGCGATCAGGAGCACCAGACCCTTGATGATCGACTGCAGGTCGGCGCCCACGCTGAGCAGCTGGAGGCCGTTGTTCAGCACCGCCATGACCAGGCCACCGACGATGGAGCCGATCACGGTGCCGACGCCGCCGCTCACTGCGGCGCCGCCGATGAAGACGGCGGCAATGGCATCAAGTTCCCAGCCGATGCCGTCGGCCGGACCGGAGCTGGTGGAACGGGCCACGAACATCATGCCGGCCAGCGCGGCCATGATGGACATGTTCATCATGACCATGAAGTTGACCTTCTTGGACTGCACGCCGGACAGTTCGGCCGCGTGGCGGTTGCCACCCACGGCGTAGACGTGGCGGCCCAGGATGGTCTTGCTGGTGATGAACACGTAGAGCGCCACCAGGCCCACCAGGATGAGGCCGGAGACGGGGAAGGAGGTTCCGTAGCGGCCGGTGGAGAACAGCCAGGTGACGTACAGGATGGCGCCGGAGAGCAGCACGAGCCGCACCACGGGAACCCAGAGCGGGTCCGGGGTGGCGCCGGTGCGGGCCGCGACGCGGCGGTTGCGGAGTTCCGAGAAGACCAGAGCGGCGATCAACAGGAAACCGAGGATGACGGTGGGGGCGTTGTAGCGGGCGAAGTCGCCAATTTCCGGCAGGAAGCCCGCTCCCATGGCACGGAATTCGTCGGGCACCGGCACGGTCAGGGACTTGCCCACGAACTGGTTGGCGCCGCGGAACAGCAGCATGCCGGCCAGGGTGA contains:
- a CDS encoding ABC transporter ATP-binding protein, with translation MSVETLVSLRGVTRSVVLPDDQELHILRGVDFEVRSGDHTAIIGRSGCGKSTLLNLLGLLDVPTSGELDFQGVPVRQLRGNARARLRGSTVGFVFQQFNLLQGRSALDNVITPLLYAKGRDFWRRRDIAMDMLDRVGLAERAQTMPNMLSGGEQQRVAIARALVRRPRLILADEPTGALDVETGQAVMSLLDTVASETAALVTITHDANVAALARACYRLDAGVLSELNTGTHAGLSTHQAAGVGA
- a CDS encoding ABC transporter permease yields the protein MTGFVSTLVEAWQELRINKVRILLALLGVALSVAALTSVVGLGNLAREGMKAMSERNGGRTATVGLSVNGPTPPDPAQLEKSFQGIVSRYGITYSTHVGQAQGSFQFPRGVQQVQVTVVDPGYGVHHRVELRRGSWFAADDEQRLAPAVVVSEAFYNAAGRPDLARNPTVKITGEQETTAVVIGVVPDSYPDMPPSAFMLGSGAELAGIEPMHGDFKVWVQDGQAEALLAAMKADLQSEYPDMYANAYRMDYAANGDPFAVAQLAVGGVAGLVLLLGAVGMLNISMVTVRYRVREIGIRRSFGATSGRIFVGVMMESVVATAVAGLAGVMLAVAVVKHPWIESRIAPALSEYPAFPVEAALFGLGAAVLVGALAGAIPALVAVRVKVIDAIRF
- a CDS encoding ABC transporter ATP-binding protein; this encodes MIEVKDLVRQFKSGDRTIKPVNGVSFELGKGTLASIVGKSGSGKSTLLSLLGALDKPTSGDVVVDGVSLAGMPDGKLTEYRRRDIGFVFQQFNLIPNLTAVDNVMLPMEFAGVRRAARLQRARALLEQVQLDPDKHGRRVNRLSGGEQQRVAIARALANEPKLILADEPTGNLDEQTGEHIIELLSSLSRDHNTTILVVTHDRSLAQKTERRFRLHQGRLSEETPALLKTAVRT
- a CDS encoding ABC transporter permease, with protein sequence MSVLARSVGNAFRNKIRTAAVVAVLAVAIGLALAMLVANQAVGAKVQELNASVGTTLTVNPAGGQGFEGGGEPLTSAEAATAAAVPNVSSVVGTKALRLQTTTTDATTGAGGTTAAGPGGAGGPGGQATAVSTNLTAAIDAGTLGNRNNSSGGTGSTGGTQPARTFTLPITATGIGAEVDSTGKALDITSGTGLGDYGAAQATALVGTTLAEKNSLSVGSTFTIQDKSYTVAGIFDAGTAFGNNAVYLTLPEAQALAEAPDELSSMIVTVNSMENVDAAKTAVQAALGTDKADVTQGQRNLQTAVSSLDSVKNISLVAFIAALATAGLIILLIMVMLVRERRSEIGVLKAIGARNRTIGLQFVLESLVLVAMGSMVGAAVASFASGSIASALISSSATTTTTAGAGQRVAGGIAGGGFPGGGAAGPGGNPFGGATQLLTSVTASASPGVIAAGIAAVFAVAVVGALIPALLTARIRPIEVLRGE
- a CDS encoding sugar-binding protein; amino-acid sequence: MRKIAKTLTVLAAVATLSLTGCGRSDVDAEAAKAGTALSGFAQDSVIGVALPKKTSENWTLAEKLFNDGLSSAGFKANVQFANNGVPDQQNQISTMITSGAKVIVVGAVDGAQLGTQLQQAKDAGAVIIAYDRMLTNTKAVDYYVAYDNFKVGELQGQALLAGMQAKKAGPYNVELFAGSPDDANSKVFFDGAMSVLQPKIDDGTLKVVSGQADFQKAVTQDWKAENAQKRMDSLLSGSYSSTELDGVLSPNDTLARAVITSIKSAGKQVPVVTGQDSEVESVKSIMAGEQYSTINKDTRKIVEHTITMIKDLQLGVALEINDNRNYKNEFKRVPAFLLPPAIVTQANVKTAYTDDPVLGPITK
- the mmsB gene encoding multiple monosaccharide ABC transporter permease, translated to MNALKRIFGGDTRQFGMIIALVALVLFFQLFTGGKVLTPTNMINLFNGNSYILVLAIGMVLVIIAGHIDLSVGSVAAAVGIVVAIAMRDWGIPWYLGILLGLALGAVIGAWQGFWVAYVGIPAFIVTLAGMLLFRGANQFVGKSLTVPVPDEFRAMGAGFLPEIGDFARYNAPTVILGFLLIAALVFSELRNRRVAARTGATPDPLWVPVVRLVLLSGAILYVTWLFSTGRYGTSFPVSGLILVGLVALYVFITSKTILGRHVYAVGGNRHAAELSGVQSKKVNFMVMMNMSIMAALAGMMFVARSTSSGPADGIGWELDAIAAVFIGGAAVSGGVGTVIGSIVGGLVMAVLNNGLQLLSVGADLQSIIKGLVLLIAVAIDVYNKSQGRRSIIGMLMNGLRSNQPPTTEKEIEKISDIIHPAEPAESAK